In the genome of Shewanella glacialimarina, one region contains:
- the ushA gene encoding bifunctional UDP-sugar hydrolase/5'-nucleotidase UshA — MSKVLIKGMLASAVLVALVGCNSDDAKIPTTCAEAGADCKIFTVLHTNDNHGRFWENSNGEYGMAARKALIDQIRAEVSANGGESILLSGGDINTGVPESDLQDAVPDFIGMNEIRYDAMAVGNHEFDNPLAVLDSQRSIANFPMLAANIYHADGTTRYFEPYKIFDVNGVRIAVIGLTTKDTEKLGNPEYIQDIKFTDPTTEVAKVIAEIKANDKADLIFATTHMGHYADGKNGSNAPGDVAMARALTAGDLHAVIGGHSQNPVCMEPGTNEYADFKPGDDCAPDMQNGTYIMQAHEWGKYVGRADFEYFNGKLNLASYKLIPVNLKKTVEDAEGKKTTVLIGEEIIPDADLKQLLSYYQAKGQGQLGEVIAETDAKLEGDRAIVRGEQTNLGRLIAEAQRTKVSADFSVMNSGGVRASIAAGDISYRDVLTVQPFGNMVTLNTLTGAQVSEYLATVATFQRGSGAYAQITGVKMTVDCAASSVDISEINGETYAADGSYTFTVPSYNAAGGDGYPKLESVQTGYVDAEVLYTYFKDKGMIVAADFAPVGDIVYTNSNSVLGCQLN, encoded by the coding sequence ATGTCTAAAGTGTTGATAAAAGGGATGCTGGCATCAGCTGTGTTAGTTGCATTAGTGGGCTGTAATAGTGATGATGCTAAAATTCCTACGACCTGCGCAGAAGCTGGAGCAGATTGTAAAATATTTACCGTACTTCACACCAACGATAACCATGGTCGCTTCTGGGAAAACAGTAATGGCGAATATGGCATGGCAGCGCGTAAAGCGTTAATCGATCAAATTCGTGCCGAAGTTAGCGCGAATGGTGGAGAGAGTATTCTATTATCGGGCGGCGATATTAATACTGGTGTCCCAGAGTCAGACTTACAAGATGCCGTTCCTGATTTTATTGGCATGAACGAAATCCGTTATGACGCCATGGCAGTGGGTAATCATGAATTTGATAACCCATTAGCGGTATTAGATTCACAACGTTCTATCGCTAATTTCCCAATGCTAGCGGCCAATATCTATCATGCTGATGGCACTACACGTTATTTTGAACCCTACAAAATATTCGATGTTAATGGTGTGCGTATTGCAGTAATTGGTTTAACAACCAAAGATACTGAGAAATTAGGTAACCCAGAATACATTCAAGATATCAAGTTTACCGATCCAACCACAGAAGTGGCAAAAGTGATTGCTGAAATTAAAGCTAATGATAAAGCGGATTTAATTTTTGCTACTACCCACATGGGACATTACGCAGATGGCAAAAATGGCAGTAATGCACCTGGTGATGTGGCAATGGCAAGAGCGCTGACAGCAGGTGATTTACATGCGGTAATTGGTGGTCATTCTCAAAACCCAGTGTGTATGGAACCAGGCACAAATGAATACGCTGATTTCAAACCTGGCGATGATTGTGCACCTGACATGCAAAATGGCACTTATATCATGCAAGCCCATGAGTGGGGCAAGTATGTGGGACGTGCAGACTTTGAATATTTCAATGGTAAATTAAACCTTGCCAGCTATAAGTTGATCCCGGTTAACCTTAAGAAAACAGTAGAAGATGCTGAAGGTAAAAAGACCACGGTGCTTATCGGCGAAGAAATTATACCTGATGCAGATTTAAAGCAATTACTGTCTTATTATCAAGCAAAAGGTCAAGGTCAATTAGGCGAAGTGATTGCTGAAACTGACGCTAAACTTGAAGGCGATCGCGCTATTGTGCGTGGTGAGCAAACTAACCTAGGTCGCTTAATTGCAGAAGCACAGCGTACTAAAGTTAGTGCAGATTTTTCTGTAATGAATTCAGGTGGTGTACGTGCATCAATTGCAGCGGGTGATATCTCGTATCGCGACGTATTAACCGTACAGCCGTTTGGCAACATGGTTACCTTAAACACACTCACTGGCGCACAAGTGTCTGAATACTTAGCAACAGTGGCGACATTCCAACGTGGTTCAGGTGCTTATGCACAAATTACTGGCGTTAAAATGACTGTCGACTGTGCAGCAAGCAGTGTTGATATCAGTGAAATCAATGGTGAAACGTATGCTGCCGATGGTAGCTACACCTTCACTGTACCAAGCTACAATGCCGCAGGTGGTGATGGTTATCCAAAACTTGAGTCAGTACAAACAGGCTATGTTGATGCTGAGGTGCTTTATACTTACTTTAAAGATAAAGGCATGATTGTTGCTGCTGATTTCGCACCAGTAGGTGATATTGTTTACACTAACTCTAATAGTGTTTTAGGTTGTCAGTTAAACTAA
- a CDS encoding DUF3389 domain-containing protein has protein sequence MILEFSQGKLIITPNEIQCRLFENHIILSAVVDDISCFHHGLVIAADAGTVKWTIKLDNPQQFEQLLQETGIHAQ, from the coding sequence ATGATCCTCGAATTCTCCCAAGGTAAGCTCATCATTACCCCTAATGAAATACAATGTCGTCTTTTTGAAAATCATATTATTCTCAGCGCAGTTGTCGATGATATAAGTTGTTTTCATCATGGATTAGTCATAGCGGCTGATGCTGGTACGGTGAAATGGACAATTAAACTGGATAATCCACAACAGTTTGAACAATTGTTACAAGAAACCGGTATTCACGCTCAATAA
- the soxR gene encoding redox-sensitive transcriptional activator SoxR, producing the protein MLNEYDLSVGQVAKRCGVKVSTLHFYEQKGLIKSLRNQGNQRRYQRDVLRRVSVIKAAQQFGISLQDIQTAFSHLPDQRTPNKDDWTQLSQTWKTQLNRQITALEDLRDSLEGCIGCGCLSMTSCPIYNPNDTLANKGNGAVLLDITN; encoded by the coding sequence ATGTTGAACGAGTACGATCTGTCTGTGGGACAAGTGGCTAAGCGTTGTGGTGTTAAGGTATCGACATTGCATTTTTATGAGCAAAAAGGCTTAATTAAATCATTGCGTAATCAAGGTAATCAGCGTCGTTACCAACGTGATGTGTTACGACGGGTATCGGTGATTAAAGCCGCTCAACAGTTTGGGATCAGCCTACAGGATATTCAAACCGCGTTTAGCCATTTACCTGATCAAAGAACGCCAAACAAAGATGATTGGACCCAACTATCGCAAACGTGGAAAACGCAATTAAATAGACAAATTACAGCACTAGAAGATTTAAGGGATTCACTTGAAGGATGTATTGGTTGCGGTTGCCTGTCGATGACTAGCTGCCCTATTTATAACCCGAACGATACTTTGGCCAATAAAGGTAATGGGGCTGTATTATTGGATATAACCAATTAA
- a CDS encoding lytic murein transglycosylase → MRVNLSITALLLSVSFSHSAIASADFAQCVSQLQLKAKQQGISQQTIDTTVANLSFIPRVIELDNQQPEFTTTFKDYYDKRVTDWRIKEGRKLYLQHSQLLMQLTNKYGVPGQYIVAFWGLETNYGSYKGNMSVLNSLATLACDPRRSEYFTQELMQALTLKERYQFADKDMVGSWAGAMGHTQFMPTNYLKYAVDGDGDGRADLWNSTADALTSAANFLQQLGWKANERWGREVQLPKNYDFAYMGSKDTKLLIDWAGLNIKQSSGKPLSTPDMQAALYVPAGHTGPAFLGYENFNVIMRWNRSEFYAIAVGKLADQINGGAGISHPLPNHPRLNREMVQQLQQKLTDEGFDVGKPDGILGRNSVIGLQAYQRKHGLIADGYPDNATFEKLGISLNKLPTP, encoded by the coding sequence ATGCGCGTTAATTTATCCATTACAGCATTATTATTAAGCGTCAGTTTCTCTCATTCAGCTATAGCCAGTGCTGATTTTGCACAATGTGTGAGTCAATTACAGTTAAAAGCAAAGCAACAGGGTATTTCACAGCAAACAATTGATACTACGGTGGCTAACTTAAGCTTCATTCCTAGGGTGATTGAGCTCGATAATCAGCAGCCTGAGTTTACCACCACATTTAAAGATTATTATGACAAGCGTGTAACCGATTGGCGCATCAAAGAAGGACGCAAACTTTATCTGCAGCATAGTCAGTTATTAATGCAGTTAACCAATAAATATGGTGTTCCGGGTCAGTATATTGTTGCCTTTTGGGGGCTTGAAACTAACTACGGAAGCTATAAAGGGAATATGTCAGTGCTTAACTCATTAGCTACTTTGGCATGCGACCCTCGACGCAGCGAATATTTTACCCAGGAGTTGATGCAAGCTTTAACCTTAAAAGAGCGCTATCAATTTGCTGATAAAGATATGGTTGGATCATGGGCGGGGGCAATGGGGCATACCCAGTTTATGCCAACTAATTATCTTAAGTATGCAGTTGATGGCGATGGCGATGGCAGAGCAGATTTATGGAATAGTACCGCAGACGCATTAACCTCTGCGGCCAACTTTCTGCAACAATTAGGTTGGAAAGCCAATGAGCGTTGGGGACGGGAAGTACAGTTACCGAAAAATTATGATTTTGCCTATATGGGCAGTAAGGATACAAAATTATTGATTGATTGGGCTGGGCTAAACATAAAGCAATCAAGTGGCAAGCCGTTATCAACACCTGACATGCAAGCGGCATTGTATGTGCCTGCAGGCCATACAGGACCAGCTTTTTTAGGTTATGAAAACTTTAATGTGATAATGCGCTGGAATCGTTCTGAATTTTACGCTATTGCGGTGGGTAAACTAGCCGATCAAATTAATGGTGGCGCTGGTATTTCTCATCCTTTACCAAATCATCCCCGTTTAAACCGTGAAATGGTGCAACAGTTACAACAAAAACTGACTGATGAGGGTTTTGATGTGGGTAAACCAGATGGTATTTTAGGTCGAAACTCTGTAATAGGATTGCAAGCTTATCAGCGTAAACATGGTTTAATAGCGGATGGTTATCCAGATAATGCTACATTTGAGAAGTTAGGCATAAGCTTAAACAAATTGCCGACCCCATAA
- a CDS encoding fasciclin domain-containing protein, with protein sequence MLKKAITTLSIILASFAFVTTSYAEHHGMKKDIVDVAAENGSFNTLVAAVKAAGLVETLKGEGPFTVFAPTDEAFANLPAGTVEMLLKPENKDKLVAVLTYHVVSGKVLAADVAKIDSAATVQGEMVMVKVTDGSVMINNAKVIMADVAASNGVIHVIDTVLLPK encoded by the coding sequence ATGTTAAAGAAAGCAATTACAACACTATCGATTATCCTTGCCAGCTTTGCGTTTGTGACCACTTCTTATGCAGAACATCATGGCATGAAAAAAGACATTGTTGATGTCGCTGCTGAAAATGGATCTTTTAACACTTTAGTCGCTGCGGTAAAAGCGGCTGGGTTAGTTGAGACGCTTAAGGGAGAAGGTCCGTTTACAGTGTTTGCACCAACAGATGAAGCTTTTGCAAATCTTCCGGCCGGTACTGTTGAAATGTTACTAAAACCAGAAAACAAAGATAAGCTAGTCGCTGTATTAACATACCATGTAGTATCAGGAAAGGTATTGGCGGCAGATGTGGCTAAAATTGATAGTGCTGCAACCGTTCAAGGTGAAATGGTGATGGTAAAAGTTACTGACGGTAGCGTCATGATAAACAATGCTAAAGTTATTATGGCTGATGTTGCTGCAAGTAACGGTGTAATACATGTAATTGATACAGTATTACTGCCTAAGTAA
- a CDS encoding FKBP-type peptidyl-prolyl cis-trans isomerase — MSIKDNMVVQFNYTLRDEKGEVLESNEGRDPIAYLHGNDNMMPGIEDAITGKAIGDKFTVTPPAADTYGERQEGAEQRVSVKHLSGAKVWKPGMAAIVNSDQGQRQVTIVKVGKFMATVDVNHPLAGRELTFDIEVVGARDATDEEIAHGHAHGAGGHQH, encoded by the coding sequence ATGAGCATTAAAGACAATATGGTTGTGCAGTTTAATTACACGCTGCGCGATGAAAAAGGCGAAGTGCTTGAATCAAATGAAGGCCGCGATCCGATAGCTTACCTTCATGGTAACGACAACATGATGCCTGGTATTGAAGATGCTATTACCGGTAAAGCAATTGGTGACAAGTTTACTGTCACGCCTCCGGCAGCTGACACCTATGGTGAACGTCAAGAAGGAGCTGAGCAACGCGTCTCTGTTAAGCATTTATCAGGTGCTAAAGTATGGAAGCCAGGTATGGCTGCTATCGTTAATTCTGATCAAGGTCAACGTCAAGTGACCATAGTTAAAGTCGGTAAGTTTATGGCCACAGTGGATGTTAATCATCCATTAGCGGGCCGTGAATTAACCTTTGATATTGAAGTCGTTGGTGCACGCGATGCAACTGATGAAGAAATCGCCCATGGTCATGCCCATGGCGCCGGTGGTCATCAGCATTAA
- a CDS encoding DUF2750 domain-containing protein — protein sequence MTEQNPTLTSFIESVKKHQIVWGLQDETGEGWVVCDSSEFEETDVMPLWSSEATAKSHCTEEWAEYTAVSITLVDFLEYWVGDLNDDGVLVGVNWESDQECFEIDPIVLAKSLVDIEKD from the coding sequence ATGACCGAACAAAACCCGACGTTAACTAGCTTCATCGAAAGTGTAAAAAAACACCAAATCGTTTGGGGTCTTCAGGACGAAACAGGCGAAGGATGGGTTGTGTGTGATTCATCTGAGTTTGAAGAAACTGATGTTATGCCACTGTGGTCGTCAGAAGCTACTGCCAAAAGTCATTGCACCGAAGAATGGGCTGAATACACAGCGGTTAGTATCACTTTGGTCGACTTTCTTGAGTATTGGGTTGGCGACTTAAATGATGATGGCGTTTTAGTGGGTGTTAACTGGGAAAGCGATCAAGAATGTTTTGAAATAGACCCAATTGTATTAGCAAAAAGTTTAGTTGATATCGAAAAAGATTAA
- a CDS encoding LON peptidase substrate-binding domain-containing protein codes for MIIPIFPLPICILPQGYSQLRIFEARYKRLVTESLKTGVGFGLCMLSDDKKEILPIGTLCKIIDFETLNDGLLGISIRGEQKFIIKDVSVEQDGLKRAEVSLIEDWPESQINALNSKNKPDKLQQRDKILSDTLKDILREYPAHLAHYQQENFQDISWVCQRWLEIIPISAAEKYRCINSHDHHMAQTFLADIIS; via the coding sequence ATGATAATTCCAATTTTTCCTTTGCCGATCTGTATATTACCTCAAGGGTATAGTCAGTTGCGCATTTTTGAAGCTCGATACAAACGTTTAGTCACCGAGTCGCTCAAAACAGGAGTGGGATTTGGATTATGCATGCTCAGTGATGATAAAAAGGAGATACTTCCTATAGGCACGTTGTGCAAAATCATTGACTTTGAAACACTCAATGATGGTCTTTTGGGTATAAGTATCCGCGGTGAGCAAAAATTTATTATTAAAGATGTTAGCGTCGAACAAGATGGATTGAAACGCGCTGAGGTTTCACTCATTGAAGATTGGCCTGAGTCACAAATTAATGCATTAAATTCGAAAAATAAGCCAGATAAGCTTCAGCAGCGTGACAAGATACTCAGTGACACTCTTAAAGATATACTCAGAGAATACCCTGCTCACTTAGCCCACTATCAGCAAGAAAATTTTCAAGACATATCATGGGTCTGTCAGCGATGGTTAGAAATAATTCCCATAAGTGCTGCAGAAAAGTACCGCTGTATCAATAGTCACGACCATCATATGGCACAAACATTTCTCGCAGATATAATCAGTTAA
- a CDS encoding sigma-70 family RNA polymerase sigma factor codes for MENFQSQSAQNRYDKASIAKRNGVINLSNSKEHDAEQLAALMLKVANVRCKASFAKLFSHFGSKINAFGNQRLHQQGLAMDLVQETMTRVWTKAHLYNPDKAAVSTWIFTIMRNQCFDMLRKVQHNREDSFGDDIWPLFESDDAESNEDDFKLTGTLLLHVNELPPLQREVVQGIYMQEMTQQELADKLEIPIGTVKSRLRLGLEKLKGFMEKHYD; via the coding sequence ATGGAAAATTTTCAATCACAAAGTGCACAAAATCGTTATGATAAGGCAAGTATTGCAAAACGAAACGGTGTAATAAATTTGTCTAATAGTAAAGAGCACGATGCAGAACAGTTAGCAGCGTTGATGTTAAAAGTGGCTAACGTGCGGTGTAAAGCATCATTTGCTAAATTATTCAGCCACTTTGGCTCAAAAATTAATGCTTTTGGTAATCAACGATTACATCAGCAGGGATTAGCAATGGATTTGGTTCAAGAAACTATGACTAGAGTCTGGACTAAAGCGCATTTATACAATCCCGACAAAGCTGCAGTTAGCACCTGGATTTTTACAATCATGCGCAACCAATGCTTCGATATGCTCAGAAAAGTGCAGCATAACCGAGAAGATTCATTTGGTGATGACATTTGGCCACTTTTCGAGTCAGATGATGCTGAAAGTAACGAGGATGATTTCAAGCTAACAGGCACCCTGTTACTTCACGTTAACGAATTACCTCCTTTACAACGTGAAGTTGTACAAGGCATATACATGCAAGAAATGACTCAGCAAGAATTGGCAGACAAACTCGAGATACCTATAGGTACAGTTAAATCAAGATTACGCTTAGGTTTAGAGAAGTTAAAAGGCTTTATGGAGAAACATTATGATTAA
- a CDS encoding VOC family protein translates to MMHLEHINIVVKDLDQTLAFYRAAMPHWRIRGGGESTWYGVPRKWVHFGDDKQYLSFNDSGTGKVRELASNEMGVAHFAYVVADLNSLIARLNNAGFEVRIWGGNDPHAKSVYFIDPNGFEVEFVQYLSDLPSERNIYQ, encoded by the coding sequence ATCATGCATTTAGAGCATATAAATATCGTTGTAAAAGATTTAGATCAAACATTAGCTTTTTATCGTGCTGCCATGCCTCATTGGCGGATAAGGGGAGGCGGCGAGTCAACGTGGTACGGCGTACCACGTAAATGGGTACATTTTGGTGATGACAAACAGTACTTATCTTTTAATGATTCTGGAACAGGCAAAGTACGAGAGCTAGCCTCTAATGAAATGGGTGTAGCCCACTTTGCTTATGTAGTTGCTGATTTAAACAGTTTAATAGCACGTTTAAACAATGCAGGGTTTGAAGTACGTATTTGGGGTGGAAATGATCCCCATGCTAAAAGTGTGTATTTTATTGACCCTAATGGTTTTGAAGTTGAGTTTGTTCAGTACCTAAGCGACTTGCCATCAGAACGTAATATTTATCAATAA
- a CDS encoding chemotaxis protein CheV — protein MKKVLDSVDQRTNLVGENRLELLLFRINSTQLFAINVFKVKEVVKVPSLSALPGSNNSIAGVANIRGTSIPVINLRGAIGFSPLPITDDCNLIITEYNRSIQGFLVGKVEHIVNLTWGDIMPPPKMAGKNNYLTAITRLEDQGQSRLVSIIDVEKVLAEIINYDIRLSDGVLDEALAPQMPGRKILIVDDSSTARRQVRETLSQLGIEIIEASDGLQALNLLKSWADNGQNVATELLMMITDAEMPEMDGYKLTSEVRADPRMASLFITLNTSLSGSFNNAMVEKVGCDAFISKFQPDLLVTGVQNRLRDILG, from the coding sequence ATGAAGAAAGTGCTCGATAGTGTTGATCAACGTACTAATCTAGTGGGTGAGAACCGCTTGGAGTTATTGCTGTTTCGAATTAACTCAACTCAGCTATTTGCAATTAACGTATTTAAAGTCAAAGAAGTCGTCAAAGTGCCATCGTTAAGCGCTCTTCCTGGCAGTAATAATAGTATCGCTGGAGTTGCTAACATTAGAGGCACTTCTATACCTGTGATTAATTTACGTGGCGCTATTGGCTTTTCTCCCTTACCAATTACTGATGACTGTAATTTAATTATTACTGAGTATAATCGCAGTATACAAGGTTTCTTGGTTGGTAAAGTGGAACATATTGTTAACCTGACCTGGGGTGACATTATGCCACCGCCAAAAATGGCAGGTAAAAACAATTATCTAACTGCAATAACTCGGTTAGAGGACCAAGGTCAATCCCGCTTAGTATCGATTATTGATGTAGAGAAAGTCCTCGCTGAAATCATTAATTATGATATTCGGTTATCGGATGGTGTTTTGGATGAGGCTTTAGCCCCACAAATGCCTGGTCGTAAAATATTAATTGTTGATGATTCAAGTACTGCCAGAAGACAGGTCAGAGAAACACTCAGTCAGCTGGGTATTGAAATTATTGAAGCGTCAGACGGGTTGCAGGCGTTGAACTTACTTAAGTCTTGGGCGGATAATGGCCAAAATGTCGCTACTGAATTATTAATGATGATAACGGATGCCGAAATGCCAGAGATGGATGGCTACAAGCTCACTTCTGAAGTGCGTGCAGATCCTCGAATGGCTTCGTTATTTATCACATTAAATACGTCTTTGAGCGGCAGCTTTAATAATGCAATGGTTGAAAAGGTTGGCTGCGATGCTTTTATTTCGAAATTTCAGCCTGACTTATTAGTAACAGGTGTTCAAAATAGGTTAAGAGATATTCTGGGGTAA
- a CDS encoding DUF6435 family protein — MFSLFRQDPIKKLTKLYESKLEKAMHAQRNGDIKSYSMITAEAALIEAEISALENQKKPL; from the coding sequence ATGTTCTCATTATTCAGACAAGATCCGATAAAAAAACTCACTAAACTTTATGAGTCAAAACTTGAAAAAGCGATGCACGCGCAGCGCAATGGTGATATTAAATCTTACTCTATGATTACAGCAGAAGCTGCACTGATAGAGGCTGAGATTAGTGCATTAGAAAATCAGAAAAAGCCTCTTTAA
- a CDS encoding flavodoxin family protein yields the protein MSTAIILGSSRSNGNTARLVRQYQQVATSNVSVYDLNTFSIGEFDYAYQNQSDDFNSLFKQLLTYQKLVFATPVYWYSPSARMKIFLDRISDLLSQDKEMGRALRGKSVALLATGGDVEVKHCFEEIFIHTFRYLGCPYEGMLYIPFDGDMPKIPMDISVNRFVLN from the coding sequence ATGAGCACTGCAATTATTCTTGGCAGTAGTCGAAGTAACGGAAATACGGCAAGACTTGTTAGACAATATCAGCAAGTCGCTACATCAAACGTCAGTGTGTATGACTTAAATACCTTTAGTATCGGAGAGTTTGATTATGCGTATCAAAACCAATCCGATGACTTCAACTCGCTATTTAAACAGCTACTGACATACCAGAAACTCGTTTTTGCGACGCCAGTTTATTGGTATTCACCCAGTGCAAGGATGAAAATATTTCTCGATAGAATTTCAGACCTACTCAGTCAAGACAAAGAGATGGGTAGAGCGCTACGGGGAAAGTCAGTAGCCTTGTTAGCAACGGGGGGCGATGTGGAAGTAAAGCATTGCTTTGAAGAGATATTCATTCACACTTTTCGCTACTTAGGTTGTCCTTATGAAGGAATGTTATATATTCCATTTGATGGTGATATGCCCAAAATACCCATGGACATATCAGTTAATAGGTTTGTTTTAAACTAA
- a CDS encoding Hsp20 family protein: MRNFSISPDLTPLYRSAIGFDRLAQLAEHAAANNGNNGYPPYNIELLGENLYRITMAVAGFNMTELDITSEGEKLLVKGNKANTKDERKYLHQGIAERGFERVFQLADHVRVVGAELENGLLNIDLEREIPEAMKARKIEITRSRILEE, from the coding sequence ATGCGTAATTTTTCTATTTCTCCAGATTTAACCCCACTATACCGTAGCGCTATTGGCTTTGACCGTTTAGCCCAGCTTGCGGAACATGCCGCAGCGAACAATGGCAACAATGGCTATCCTCCATACAACATCGAATTGCTCGGTGAAAACCTTTATCGCATTACCATGGCTGTTGCTGGTTTCAACATGACTGAACTTGATATCACTAGTGAAGGTGAAAAGTTATTAGTCAAAGGTAATAAAGCTAACACAAAAGATGAACGTAAATATCTTCATCAGGGCATTGCTGAACGAGGTTTTGAACGGGTATTCCAGCTTGCAGATCATGTCAGAGTCGTCGGCGCTGAGTTAGAAAATGGATTGCTGAATATTGATTTGGAACGTGAGATCCCAGAAGCAATGAAAGCCCGTAAAATTGAAATTACTCGCTCTCGTATACTCGAAGAGTAA
- a CDS encoding alpha/beta hydrolase translates to MTQSSLEAIVVEPSNKASSCVIWLHGLGDSGAGFAPVVPVLGLPGDHAIRFVFPHAPEQAVTINGGYVMRSWYDIKSMDLHDRADIAGVQASELQIKCLIEQQIAAGIPANKIVLAGFSQGGVMSLFTGLRFEQSLAGIMALSCYLPGGEHLPEQLAQANKHTPILQNHGEQDEVVPLFAGKMAYDALNNAGYNSVWKTYSMAHSVLPTQLSEIGQWLKKVLI, encoded by the coding sequence ATGACTCAATCATCTCTAGAAGCCATTGTCGTTGAACCTAGCAATAAGGCTTCATCTTGTGTTATATGGTTACATGGTTTAGGTGATTCAGGTGCCGGTTTTGCTCCTGTAGTACCTGTTTTAGGGTTACCTGGCGATCATGCTATTCGGTTTGTTTTCCCACATGCACCAGAACAAGCGGTAACCATTAATGGGGGTTATGTCATGCGCTCATGGTATGACATCAAAAGCATGGACTTACATGATCGTGCAGATATCGCAGGTGTGCAGGCATCAGAGCTACAAATAAAATGTCTCATTGAGCAACAGATTGCAGCGGGTATTCCAGCAAACAAAATAGTGTTGGCTGGTTTTAGCCAAGGTGGTGTGATGAGTTTGTTCACTGGGTTACGCTTTGAGCAATCTTTAGCCGGAATTATGGCTTTATCCTGTTATTTACCCGGTGGCGAGCATTTACCGGAACAACTTGCCCAGGCAAATAAACACACACCAATCTTGCAAAATCATGGTGAACAAGATGAAGTAGTGCCATTATTTGCTGGCAAAATGGCATACGATGCCTTGAATAATGCGGGTTATAATAGCGTTTGGAAAACCTATTCAATGGCGCACAGTGTTTTGCCTACACAGTTATCTGAAATAGGTCAATGGTTGAAAAAAGTATTGATTTAA